The Thermithiobacillus plumbiphilus genome includes a window with the following:
- a CDS encoding 23S rRNA (adenine(2030)-N(6))-methyltransferase RlmJ, whose amino-acid sequence MNYDHSFHAGNLADVFKHLALTFALQAMQRKDKGFVYIDTHAGAGLYGLDAGGEHESGIGALWKQRANLPLAKGYFEAVEALNLGGELRKYPGSPLIARHLLREQDRMVLFESQPLVLQRLSRIIGKTKGAQALQNDGYAGLLAQVPPPEKRGLILIDPPFEARDEFERLTKTLASAWRKWPQGVYLAWYPIKARGLISTFHRKLREAGLPATVIEFLNHPEDKPERLNGSGLVVINPPWQFIDPLLPSLAQIGPQVADPATGSIWSLRVDGWPGG is encoded by the coding sequence ATGAACTACGACCACAGTTTCCATGCCGGCAATCTGGCCGATGTCTTCAAACATCTCGCCCTGACCTTCGCCCTGCAGGCCATGCAGCGCAAGGACAAGGGTTTTGTCTATATCGACACCCATGCCGGCGCTGGGCTCTATGGGCTCGATGCCGGTGGCGAGCATGAAAGCGGTATTGGCGCGCTCTGGAAGCAGCGGGCCAACCTGCCGCTGGCCAAGGGCTATTTCGAGGCTGTCGAGGCACTCAACCTCGGTGGCGAACTGCGCAAATACCCCGGTTCCCCCCTGATCGCCAGACACCTGCTGCGCGAGCAGGACCGCATGGTGCTCTTTGAAAGCCAGCCGCTGGTCCTGCAGCGCCTGAGCCGCATCATCGGCAAGACAAAGGGCGCGCAGGCCCTGCAGAACGATGGCTACGCGGGGCTTCTGGCGCAGGTTCCGCCCCCGGAAAAGCGCGGTCTGATCCTGATCGACCCACCCTTCGAGGCCCGCGACGAGTTCGAGCGCCTCACCAAAACGCTTGCAAGCGCCTGGCGCAAATGGCCGCAGGGAGTATATCTCGCCTGGTATCCGATCAAGGCGCGCGGCCTCATCAGCACCTTTCATCGCAAGCTGCGCGAAGCCGGCCTGCCCGCCACCGTCATCGAATTTCTGAACCACCCCGAGGACAAACCCGAACGCCTCAATGGCAGCGGTCTGGTGGTCATCAATCCGCCCTGGCAGTTCATCGACCCGCTGCTGCCCAGCCTGGCGCAGATCGGCCCGCAGGTCGCCGACCCCGCCACCGGCAGCATCTGGTCGCTGCGGGTGGATGGCTGGCCGGGCGGCTGA
- the rhuM gene encoding RhuM family protein — protein MIRDYIGCMKQSNPLPGGEIALFQAPDGQIRLDVRLERETVWLSLNQMAELFGRDKSVISRHLRNIFASGELDRTVTVAKNATVQKEGGRDVVREIEYFDLDAILSVGYRVNSKRGTQFRIWATRTLRDHLVQGYTLNERRLLCFIIKNHPFSDGNKRIGSFMLLLYLDYNQPDDLPVSFVSMPAVGAGEGSIRVGETRPAGEVNKGFTALLEGDVLFAKITPCMENGKMAVVPKLVNGFGFGFTEFHVLRLRASMEAKYLYYYVSSQSFRRKAERHMTGAQVGATLQRAERLRQSTLSRVFAGSLCPVEEIPEAAA, from the coding sequence ATGATCCGCGACTACATTGGCTGTATGAAACAGAGCAACCCATTGCCCGGCGGCGAGATCGCCCTGTTCCAGGCACCCGACGGCCAGATTCGCCTGGACGTGCGCCTGGAGCGGGAGACCGTCTGGCTCTCCCTGAATCAGATGGCCGAGCTCTTTGGTCGCGACAAGTCTGTGATTTCCCGGCACTTGCGCAACATCTTCGCCTCTGGGGAATTGGATCGGACGGTAACTGTTGCAAAAAATGCAACAGTTCAAAAAGAGGGTGGACGGGACGTGGTGCGCGAAATCGAATACTTCGACCTCGACGCCATCCTCTCCGTCGGCTACCGCGTCAACTCCAAGCGCGGCACCCAATTCCGCATCTGGGCCACCCGCACTCTGCGAGACCATCTGGTCCAGGGCTACACCCTCAACGAACGCCGCCTGCTCTGCTTCATCATCAAGAATCACCCGTTCTCGGACGGCAACAAGCGCATCGGCAGCTTTATGCTCCTGCTCTACCTCGACTACAATCAGCCCGATGACCTGCCAGTTTCGTTTGTTTCAATGCCTGCTGTTGGCGCAGGCGAAGGGTCAATTCGCGTGGGTGAAACACGCCCCGCCGGTGAAGTGAATAAGGGGTTTACTGCTCTCCTCGAAGGTGACGTGCTCTTTGCCAAGATTACCCCTTGTATGGAAAACGGGAAGATGGCCGTTGTGCCCAAACTGGTGAATGGCTTCGGGTTCGGCTTCACCGAATTTCATGTACTCCGCCTCAGGGCGAGCATGGAGGCCAAGTATCTTTACTACTACGTTTCAAGCCAATCATTTCGCAGGAAAGCAGAGCGACACATGACCGGGGCCCAAGTGGGCGCCACTCTCCAGCGCGCCGAGCGCCTGCGGCAGTCCACCTTGAGTCGCGTTTTCGCTGGCAGTCTTTGTCCTGTGGAGGAGATCCCAGAGGCCGCGGCGTGA
- a CDS encoding DUF2322 family protein — MAFADNLATLPKVDNVKKLQLYGGTHSELLEEIDNKPGQSGSVAVYYHLAVKYGALSPKAAREGLELYAEHTEDARANPGRHPNIDRLFGIIESGDFVSVRVVE; from the coding sequence ATGGCCTTTGCAGACAACCTCGCCACACTCCCCAAAGTGGATAACGTCAAAAAACTGCAGCTCTATGGCGGCACGCATTCCGAGCTGCTCGAAGAAATCGACAACAAGCCCGGCCAGAGCGGCTCGGTGGCGGTTTACTATCATCTGGCGGTGAAATACGGTGCCCTCAGCCCCAAGGCCGCGCGCGAGGGCCTGGAACTCTACGCCGAGCATACCGAGGACGCCCGCGCCAACCCCGGCCGGCACCCCAACATCGACCGGCTGTTTGGCATCATCGAATCCGGCGATTTCGTCTCGGTGCGGGTGGTCGAATAA
- a CDS encoding exodeoxyribonuclease III produces MKLYSWNINGLRGTAKKGLLEWMQATPLDLLCLQETKCAPTDLPDEILHPPGFKSCFATAEKKGYSGVATYCRQPPLACDTGLGIERFDREGRVLVSDHGDFLLYNVYFPNGKASPERLAYKLDFYAAFLDHINARVKEKPIIFCGDVNTAHRAVDLARPRENEKISGFLPEERAWLDRWTAHGWVDSFRHCNPEARDAYSWWSLRSGARERNVGWRIDYFFVHQSLLPRVKAAGISPEVMGADHCPVWLELHD; encoded by the coding sequence ATGAAGCTCTATAGCTGGAACATCAACGGCCTGCGCGGTACCGCCAAAAAGGGCCTGCTGGAATGGATGCAGGCCACGCCCCTGGACCTGCTCTGCCTGCAGGAGACCAAGTGCGCGCCCACGGATCTGCCCGACGAGATCCTGCACCCGCCGGGCTTCAAAAGCTGCTTTGCCACGGCCGAGAAAAAGGGCTACAGCGGCGTGGCGACCTACTGTCGCCAGCCACCGCTTGCCTGCGATACCGGCCTTGGCATCGAGCGCTTCGACCGCGAAGGCCGGGTGCTGGTCAGCGATCACGGCGATTTCCTGCTCTATAACGTCTACTTTCCCAACGGCAAGGCCAGCCCCGAGCGCCTGGCCTACAAGCTCGACTTCTACGCTGCCTTTCTCGATCACATCAACGCGCGCGTCAAGGAAAAGCCCATCATCTTCTGCGGGGACGTGAATACCGCGCATCGCGCCGTGGATCTCGCCCGTCCGCGCGAAAACGAAAAGATCTCGGGCTTTCTGCCCGAGGAACGCGCCTGGCTGGATCGCTGGACCGCGCACGGCTGGGTGGACAGCTTCCGCCATTGCAACCCCGAGGCCCGCGACGCCTACTCCTGGTGGAGCCTGCGCTCCGGCGCCCGTGAGCGCAACGTCGGCTGGCGCATCGATTACTTCTTCGTGCACCAAAGCCTCTTGCCGCGCGTGAAGGCCGCCGGCATCTCCCCGGAAGTCATGGGGGCCGATCATTGTCCTGTCTGGCTGGAACTTCATGACTGA
- a CDS encoding tetratricopeptide repeat protein, with translation MSELNEEEIEILQGQADSGDPEAMRLLGLAYAAGEDLPQDYTQAARWLRAAAEANDAEGQLHYAILLHKGYGLPKSEKQALAWYKKAAEQGQVAAMHNLGAMYYEGQGTAVQPEAAIYWFGRAAEQGYADAMFHLGVLYEQLGDYPKAAHWYAQAGENGHADGAFSMGVLYTDGRGVPQHDEYAYEWFLHAAELGNRRAMFNVALALGTGKLSRELDLKASGQWLKRAAEAGHTDAMEVLATALEQGQLGFFPDPVQAEYWKSRAAQGS, from the coding sequence ATGAGCGAACTGAACGAGGAAGAGATCGAGATCCTGCAAGGCCAGGCAGATAGTGGCGACCCCGAGGCCATGCGGCTGCTGGGACTGGCCTATGCCGCCGGTGAGGACCTGCCCCAGGACTATACCCAGGCCGCGCGCTGGCTGCGCGCCGCTGCCGAGGCCAATGATGCCGAGGGACAGTTGCACTATGCCATCCTGCTGCACAAGGGCTATGGCCTGCCCAAAAGCGAGAAGCAGGCGCTGGCGTGGTACAAGAAAGCCGCCGAACAGGGCCAGGTCGCGGCCATGCACAATCTCGGCGCCATGTACTATGAAGGGCAGGGCACGGCGGTGCAGCCTGAGGCCGCCATCTACTGGTTTGGCCGGGCCGCCGAGCAGGGCTATGCCGACGCCATGTTTCATCTTGGCGTGCTCTATGAGCAACTGGGCGATTACCCCAAGGCGGCGCACTGGTACGCCCAGGCCGGCGAAAACGGTCACGCGGATGGCGCCTTCAGCATGGGAGTGCTCTATACGGATGGGCGCGGGGTGCCGCAGCACGACGAATATGCCTATGAGTGGTTCCTGCACGCCGCCGAACTGGGCAACCGTCGCGCCATGTTCAACGTGGCCCTGGCGCTCGGGACCGGCAAGCTGTCACGTGAGCTGGATCTGAAGGCCAGCGGCCAATGGCTCAAGCGTGCGGCGGAGGCGGGCCACACCGATGCCATGGAGGTGCTGGCCACGGCCCTGGAGCAGGGGCAGCTCGGCTTCTTCCCGGACCCTGTGCAGGCCGAATACTGGAAAAGCAGGGCCGCGCAGGGCAGTTGA
- a CDS encoding glutathione S-transferase N-terminal domain-containing protein, with protein sequence MQLIMSLTSPYARKVRVVLLEKALPFEGVVDIPWNPDTQVPDFNPLGKVPVLHLQDGTMLYDSRVIVQFLEQYHPEPALLPQGMSRVHALRVEALADGIIDASVAIFLERKRPPAMQDAAWINRQAQKIERGLLAAEGELAMHAWCVDGCFGLADIALGCMLEYLDLRLDLPWRDQHPRLANLLERLNQRPAFAETAPPRQ encoded by the coding sequence ATGCAATTGATCATGTCTCTGACCTCACCCTATGCCCGCAAGGTGCGGGTGGTCCTGCTGGAAAAAGCCCTGCCCTTTGAAGGCGTGGTGGATATCCCCTGGAATCCGGACACCCAGGTGCCGGATTTCAACCCGCTGGGCAAGGTGCCGGTACTGCATCTGCAGGATGGCACGATGCTTTATGATTCCCGCGTGATCGTGCAGTTTCTGGAGCAGTACCACCCCGAGCCCGCCCTGCTGCCCCAGGGCATGAGTCGCGTCCATGCCCTGCGTGTCGAGGCCCTGGCCGACGGCATCATCGATGCCTCCGTGGCCATCTTTCTGGAGCGCAAGCGCCCGCCTGCCATGCAGGACGCGGCCTGGATCAATCGTCAGGCGCAGAAGATCGAGCGCGGCCTGCTGGCTGCCGAGGGCGAGCTCGCCATGCATGCCTGGTGCGTGGATGGCTGTTTCGGGCTGGCGGACATCGCCCTGGGCTGCATGCTTGAATATCTCGATTTGCGCCTGGATCTGCCCTGGCGCGATCAGCATCCACGCCTGGCGAACCTGCTCGAGCGCCTGAACCAGCGTCCTGCCTTTGCCGAGACGGCGCCGCCCCGGCAGTGA
- a CDS encoding DUF4124 domain-containing protein, with the protein MRRFGIGLMFCAGLAGMPASAGDGIYRWQDSQGRWHFSNHAEVDPNQQPAPAPRAYLPVARLAVPGAAVLRSPDALQSWLLRLKSDMRRVPPEQESRYLSRVRWPTGPVVWRVRVQEIVNTDLLRPELGRYQIRARTLSPVATGGLPVVLDGELLHGAGAPRVGELLQVRGQLSLHPDTLRLMDRHGFVYYPVQILLAARPLSLRE; encoded by the coding sequence ATGCGCCGGTTTGGTATCGGCCTGATGTTCTGCGCCGGGCTTGCCGGCATGCCCGCCTCGGCGGGTGACGGCATCTATCGCTGGCAGGATAGTCAGGGCCGCTGGCATTTTTCCAATCACGCCGAAGTCGACCCCAATCAACAACCCGCTCCCGCGCCGCGTGCCTACCTGCCTGTCGCCAGACTGGCCGTACCGGGTGCAGCGGTGCTGCGCTCACCCGATGCCCTGCAGAGCTGGTTGTTGCGCTTGAAAAGCGACATGCGCCGTGTTCCGCCGGAACAGGAGAGCCGCTATCTATCGCGCGTTCGCTGGCCTACCGGGCCTGTGGTCTGGCGCGTGCGAGTGCAGGAGATCGTCAATACGGACCTCTTGCGTCCGGAACTCGGGCGCTATCAGATCCGCGCCCGCACCCTGTCGCCGGTGGCAACCGGTGGCCTGCCGGTGGTGCTCGATGGCGAGCTCCTGCATGGCGCGGGTGCGCCGCGAGTGGGCGAGCTGCTGCAGGTGCGCGGGCAGCTCAGCCTGCATCCTGATACCCTGCGGCTGATGGACCGCCATGGCTTCGTGTATTATCCCGTGCAGATTCTTCTTGCCGCGAGGCCCCTGTCGCTACGGGAGTAA
- a CDS encoding type II toxin-antitoxin system prevent-host-death family antitoxin: MELLYTNASVSISELKKNPSAVIEEAGGFPVAVLNHNKPAAYLVPAAAFEAMMERIEDIELATLVKEREHEPTVKVSMDEL; this comes from the coding sequence ATGGAACTGCTCTACACCAACGCCTCGGTCAGTATCAGCGAGCTGAAAAAGAACCCCAGCGCTGTCATCGAAGAGGCGGGCGGCTTTCCTGTCGCCGTGCTCAACCATAACAAGCCCGCCGCCTACCTGGTGCCCGCCGCCGCCTTCGAAGCCATGATGGAAAGGATCGAGGACATCGAACTCGCCACACTCGTCAAGGAACGCGAGCACGAGCCCACCGTCAAGGTTTCAATGGATGAGCTATAG
- a CDS encoding HipA family kinase codes for MTIEIVEIIGRSEQGITKPFICRGDDGQVYFVKGRGAGRRSLICEWVAGQLGRRLGLPIAHFEIVQVPQELLSIAMRDDLVELGAGKAFGSRKVPVVELTASHLDDVPGEVQRDVLAFDWWVRNGDRSLGETGGNPNLFWDMENQDLMVIDHNQAFDPDFSPRDFACLHAFHVECPVLFGDRVLQQMYVKRFLGALADWETICHTVPPEWWFLDAEQTVPTNFDVRATYQLLIQCQTDGFWSLE; via the coding sequence GTGACCATCGAAATCGTTGAAATCATCGGCCGTTCTGAGCAGGGCATCACAAAACCCTTCATCTGTCGTGGCGATGACGGTCAGGTTTATTTCGTGAAGGGGCGGGGTGCGGGTCGGCGCAGCCTGATCTGCGAATGGGTCGCTGGTCAGCTTGGGCGGCGGCTTGGCTTGCCCATCGCGCATTTCGAGATCGTCCAGGTTCCGCAGGAGTTGCTTTCCATCGCCATGCGAGACGACCTGGTCGAATTGGGCGCGGGGAAAGCCTTCGGTTCGCGCAAGGTTCCGGTGGTTGAACTGACGGCGTCCCATCTTGATGATGTGCCCGGGGAAGTGCAGCGGGATGTACTGGCCTTTGATTGGTGGGTGCGTAACGGCGACCGCAGCTTGGGCGAGACCGGCGGCAATCCCAATCTGTTCTGGGATATGGAGAACCAGGACTTGATGGTCATCGACCACAATCAGGCGTTCGACCCGGATTTTTCGCCGCGGGACTTTGCCTGTCTGCATGCCTTCCACGTGGAATGCCCAGTTCTGTTCGGCGACCGGGTTTTGCAACAGATGTATGTCAAACGCTTCCTGGGTGCGCTGGCGGATTGGGAAACGATCTGCCATACTGTGCCGCCCGAATGGTGGTTCTTGGATGCCGAGCAGACCGTGCCGACGAATTTCGATGTCCGGGCCACCTATCAGTTGTTGATTCAATGCCAAACCGATGGGTTCTGGAGCTTGGAATGA
- a CDS encoding type II toxin-antitoxin system RelE/ParE family toxin, with protein MSYSLEFRESAWKEWQKLDRNLREQFKAKLLERLENPRVESARLSGMPDCYKIKLRAAGYRLVYQVFDERVVVVVVAVGKREDSAVYRKARGRLK; from the coding sequence ATGAGCTATAGCCTCGAATTCCGGGAAAGCGCCTGGAAGGAGTGGCAGAAGCTCGACCGTAACCTGCGTGAGCAATTCAAGGCCAAGCTGCTGGAGCGGCTGGAAAATCCCCGGGTCGAATCCGCGCGGCTCTCCGGCATGCCCGATTGTTACAAGATCAAATTGCGCGCCGCCGGTTACCGGCTGGTCTATCAGGTCTTCGATGAACGTGTGGTCGTGGTCGTGGTGGCCGTGGGCAAGCGCGAAGACAGCGCAGTTTACCGCAAGGCCAGGGGGCGCTTGAAATGA